GCACCTGGACCTATACCTAAGTAATCTCCAAATGTCCAATAATTTAAGTTATGTATTGATTGAAATTTATCTTTTGAATATGCTGATACCTCATATCTTTTCATGCCCATTTCACTTAATTCTATTTCTATTAAATCATCCATACCAGAGGATGTTTCTTCATCTGGCATATCATCCGGCAAATTTTTTGAAAAAAAAGTATTAGGCTCTATTGTAAGGTGATATATAGAAAGGTGGTTAGGATTAAATGATTTAGCTGTTTTTAGATCATATATAAAGTTCTTTATAGTCTGTCCAGGCAATGAAAACATTATGTCAAGATTTATATTTTCTACTAAATCTTGCGCTTTAGTAATTGAGTTTAAGGCATCTTGCTTATCATGTATTCTTCCTATTTTTTTTAAATTTTCATTATTAAAACTTTGTATTCCTATAGAGAAACGGTTTATGCCACTATCTTTGAATCCTTTCATTTTTAATGAGTCTACTGTTCCCGGATTTATCTCAATAGTTATTTCAGCATTTGGCAATATTCTTAGATATGTTCTTATCATCTCAAGTATTTTATCTATACTCTCTACTGATAAAATACTTGGTGTCCCTCCTCCAATAAAAACAGAAATAATTGATCTATTCCATATTAGTGAAAGCGATTGCTCTAAATCACAGCGCAAAGATTTTAAAAACAATTCTTCATCAATATTATTTGGATCTATGCTATGAGAATTGAAATCACAGTATGGGCATTTGCTAACACACCACGGGATATGTATATAAATGGATAAAGGAGGAAGATTTTTTATAAAAATTTTATCGTCGGAATACATTGTATTTCTTTTTTCTTCCACTTTTATAGGAATAATAATCATAACTATTATTTATTCATAATATTATCTATTAATTTATTTATTGCAATTGATCTATGACTTATCAAATTTTTTTCGTCCATGCTCATAGATGCTACTGTTTTCCCAAATTCTGGCATGTAAAAATGAGGGTCATAACCAAATCCATTGGTTCCTGATGGTTCATTCACTATCTCTCCATATAATTTTCCTTCAGAAATTATTGGAGTAGGATCATTTGGATTTCTTAAGAAAACAATGATGCTTATATAGTAAGCTTTTCTATTATCTATATTAGTTAGGTTTTTTATTAAAAG
The genomic region above belongs to Candidatus Kinetoplastibacterium blastocrithidii (ex Strigomonas culicis) and contains:
- the hemW gene encoding radical SAM family heme chaperone HemW, with product MIIIPIKVEEKRNTMYSDDKIFIKNLPPLSIYIHIPWCVSKCPYCDFNSHSIDPNNIDEELFLKSLRCDLEQSLSLIWNRSIISVFIGGGTPSILSVESIDKILEMIRTYLRILPNAEITIEINPGTVDSLKMKGFKDSGINRFSIGIQSFNNENLKKIGRIHDKQDALNSITKAQDLVENINLDIMFSLPGQTIKNFIYDLKTAKSFNPNHLSIYHLTIEPNTFFSKNLPDDMPDEETSSGMDDLIEIELSEMGMKRYEVSAYSKDKFQSIHNLNYWTFGDYLGIGPGAHSKISFHDKIIRQKRIYNPIIWMNKSIKMDNSHIIENICILKDQLPFEFMLNVLRLKDGVNRRLFKFRTGLSIDVMKERINIAYKNKLLSKNSEKFIATPLGWKFLNDLQMIFIK